A single region of the Streptomyces vilmorinianum genome encodes:
- the moeZ gene encoding adenylyltransferase/sulfurtransferase MoeZ, protein MSLPPLVEPAAELTVDEVRRYSRHLIIPDVGMDGQKRLKNAKVLCVGAGGLGSPALMYLAAAGVGTLGIVEFDEVDESNLQRQIIHSQSDIGRSKAESAKDSVLGINPYVNVILHEERLEAENVMDIFSQYDLIVDGTDNFATRYLVNDACVLLNKPYVWGSIYRFDGQASVFWSEYGPCYRCLYPEPPPPGMVPSCAEGGVLGVLCASIGSIQVTEAIKVLAGVGDPLVGRLMIYDALEMQYRQVKVRKDPNCAVCGENPTLTELIDYEAFCGVVSEEAQEAALGSTITPKQLKEWIDADEKIEIIDVREVNEYEIVSIPGAKLIPKNEFLMGNALQDLPQDKRIVLHCKTGVRSAEVLAVLKSAGFADAVHVGGGVIGWVNQIEPEKPVY, encoded by the coding sequence GTGTCGCTGCCACCCCTGGTCGAGCCGGCTGCCGAGCTCACCGTAGACGAGGTCCGCAGGTACTCCCGCCACCTGATCATCCCGGATGTCGGGATGGACGGGCAGAAGCGGCTGAAGAACGCGAAGGTGCTGTGTGTGGGCGCCGGCGGCCTCGGCTCGCCGGCCCTGATGTACCTGGCCGCGGCCGGTGTGGGCACGCTCGGCATCGTGGAGTTCGACGAGGTCGACGAGTCGAACCTGCAGCGCCAGATCATCCACAGCCAGTCCGACATCGGCCGCTCCAAGGCGGAGTCCGCCAAGGACTCGGTCCTCGGCATCAACCCGTACGTGAACGTGATCCTCCACGAAGAGCGGCTCGAGGCCGAGAACGTGATGGACATCTTCAGCCAGTACGACCTGATCGTCGACGGCACGGACAACTTCGCCACGCGCTACCTCGTCAACGACGCGTGCGTGCTGCTGAACAAGCCGTACGTCTGGGGTTCGATCTACCGCTTCGACGGCCAGGCCTCCGTCTTCTGGTCCGAGTACGGCCCCTGCTACCGCTGCCTCTACCCGGAGCCCCCGCCGCCGGGCATGGTCCCCTCCTGCGCCGAGGGCGGCGTCCTGGGCGTGCTCTGCGCGTCCATCGGCTCCATCCAGGTCACCGAGGCCATCAAGGTCCTGGCCGGCGTCGGCGACCCGCTGGTCGGCCGGCTGATGATCTACGACGCCCTGGAGATGCAGTACCGCCAGGTCAAGGTCCGCAAGGACCCGAACTGCGCGGTCTGCGGCGAGAACCCGACCCTCACCGAGCTCATCGACTACGAGGCCTTCTGCGGCGTCGTGTCCGAGGAGGCCCAGGAGGCGGCGCTCGGCTCGACGATCACTCCCAAGCAGCTCAAGGAGTGGATCGACGCGGACGAGAAGATCGAGATCATCGATGTCCGCGAGGTCAACGAGTACGAGATCGTCTCCATCCCCGGCGCCAAGCTGATCCCCAAGAACGAGTTCCTGATGGGCAACGCCCTCCAGGACCTCCCGCAGGACAAGCGCATCGTCTTGCACTGCAAGACGGGTGTCCGCAGTGCGGAAGTCCTCGCCGTGCTCAAGTCCGCGGGCTTCGCGGACGCGGTGCACGTCGGCGGCGGCGTCATCGGCTGGGTGAACCAGATCGAGCCCGAGAAGCCGGTCTACTAG